AACCTTAGAGCACCTGTTTCTAAGCTACCCTTTTGCAAGATCTTGTTGGAGCCTTTTGAATGTTAACATTCCTACACATGTCAGTTTCCTAGAAATCTTTACCTCCTTCGGTGATAAGATTCAATCATAGTTCTTTATGAATGCAATCATTCTTCTATGCACAATTTGGACCACTAGAAATGACAGAATTTTCAAAGGAATTCAAATGAATCTTTATGACTGCAAGATGAATTTCACTAAGGAAATCTCGCTACTATCCTTTAGGGCAAAGTCAAAATTTCAGCAGCTTTTAACTTACATATCCAAAATCTGTTGTAACTTGTTGTTTGGCGCTTATTTTCTTTGTCTCCTTTGTTTCTTGAACTTTCTTGTATTTAAACTCAACTTGTTCTTAATATATAACTACAGGGGCCAAGGCCCCTCCAGATGATtcttaaaaataataataacacGTTTTCTGTATATTGGGCCTTGGGTACCCTTGTCACAAGGGAAAACAACCAACCTAGAGGGGTTTGGCCGATCCGACTACTCGAGGGGCCCAAACTGGTTGGGTACCTCATCTACTACTTGGTGAACAAGGCATAACAAGATGTATTAGAAACTAACTCTGTTTGACTAGATTttcttgtaacaaactaggaaaccaACATGTAAAATGATTAGGACTCTATCTGTGTAACACTACCCCTTGGCTATGTAAGGAGGAGGTAGGGAGTCCCTGATCGGTCATCCCAACTTAGATCTCAAGATCATTCATAGCGCATCCCTCATCGACCAAGCTAGATAGCTCCACCTATAGATACATCGTTGTGATCCCCTACTCGCAACTGACCTTGAATGCACGACGCCAAAGCaataaaatgagataagacacACCCACTACCAGGCCACGGTTTTCCCTGACGGTCGAAAACCGTTAGGAGAAGCCAAAAAAACGACAGGATGTGAGTGGGGTGGGGAGCGGATATGAGTGGATTAGGGTTTTGGGTGAGTGGGAGCGCATGTTGTAGGCCCAGTAGCACAAGCCAAGGCCATCATGCGTGTCATTTTTTTTGTGAAGCCGCTTCTTTTTTGTTCGAGTTTGGACCCGCTCGCCCGCACGTAGTAGTTTTGGTTGCCACTATGTGGACAAAAGTGAACTCTAGACACAGTTTGCTAGCCGACAGGATAActattgtaacacccctggtgttatgagcttgcttagcactgaGATTGAGGCTCGAGAgagattagccaaacaagttttcgggttttaaaaattttaaacgcacataaaatgataaacgaatcctatgtgactcacttttgtggactcaactaaatatccaagttaacttagtgcgtaaaagtgctaataaaaatcctaacaagaagaatgggataagtcattttaattgtttggcacgaaaaataatttatataaacaaaaacaaaatataacttgtgtgtaaCACTTAAGTAAAgttgaaaatgcaactttaatttttaaAAAtgaatgttgttaactagtgttcttgggagctcaaaaagtGAATTGGAAATTAAAATCAACCCTTTTCATTAAGTCGGTAAACACTTGAACCATGTTTAAAGTGCCATTTTttgcgaattatattgagcaaaataattaaatagtgcttaaatgttttgttcctatgagttagtatgaagtatggactattgcatggcaTACTTGTTGGATggagttaacaaggtttagaccttttaAAATTTTGGCAAAAGGGCTAGTGGCTGTTAGTCCAAAACTAAAATCTTTAATTTTTCTAAGTATAGAAAggtagtagacaatgccattttggcaattaatttctaaaaaaattagGTAAACACTATAGCTGTGTTTTGGCACGGTTGATTGCACCGAAGTGTGATCTTTGTAATAGAGTAGGGGTTAGAGGGGTTTGAGCTCGTTTGGGCCATGCAAAAATCTCGTGAAGTTACAAGAAGGTCACGGTTGTTGGCGGTTGTGACCCATGGTCGCGGTCACCACATCGGTTCGTCATGCCATAGCCGCTGGCCACGCTCTGTCCCGCAGGTTATGCCCTGTCACACGCGCGCCACCATCTGGCTCATTGCTGCGCACGGCTGCTGGCTATGGCAAGGTTGGGCCGCTGCACTGCCGCACTGCTGGTGCGCGCCGCGGTCACGTCCTTGGCAGTGTTAAGCTCGCCATCGAGGCCCCTCGCGCGTGCCACTGCTGTGTGCTAGGCCGACGCCGTGACGCGCCGAGCCGCTGTGCCTTGGTTGCAGCTGCCCCATCATGCGCAACGCGCTCTCAGTCGCGCACCTCACCTATGCGCCGCGCTGCTCTTGTCGTGTCGCCTGGCCTTACCGAGCCGGTCCTACCACGAAGCTACAGGGAGGGTGTAGCCTCGTGCATGTGGAGCAGTCGCCGTGTTGCTGCCCTCCCCGCATGCCGTTTCGTTGCACTGGCCCCGCGCGATAGCCTTGCGCGATCACTGTTTCGCTACCGCCGGCCGCGTCCCGCCAAGGTCGAGCCATCCCATTCCGGCACTCCACGACGCGCTCTCTCTGAGCCTCACCCGTGTGGATGCCCTCGTTTCATTAACGCGGCCTCAGCCGAAGTTGGCCGAGCCTTGAAGGGTCGCTACCCTGTCTTCCCTTATCGCCGACGGAACCACACCGCTTCGCAAGTTAAATGTGCGCTGTCCATGATATCTCATCTCGATTCAGTGCTCCAGTAGCTAGGAATAGAAGCTAGCTAGCAGCCCGACCCACACCAAGGCGTAGCCAAGCCCTGTTGCCAGCCAGATTCGAGTTTTTGCTCACCACCAATCGGTTTCGCCGCCATGTCATACTCGTGTTGAGGGTGAGCCTCTTGTCACCAGTAGCAGTTCAATTGATGGGTGTTTTGAGCTCTCCTTGACCCCCTCGTGCTGGTGCTCGCCTTCTTTTGGTTAGAAGCTTTATCGGTGATGAGGTGATGTGCCGGTGTCCGTCTCGGAGCATCGCTGCCCCGCTAGCTCACATGTGGCTAGACCACCTTAGCCCTTCCCGATTTTAACCATCACCACTGCGTGCACCTTGGTGAGCTCCGACTGCTTTTTTGCCACTGCGTTACCACCGTTAGGGCTCTATGTCACCGGTACAGCCTCGTCGTCATCATGAAATGCGTTGTCCCAGTCACCACCGTGGTCGACTATGCTGCAGTGCCTCTCCCGGTACCTAACCGCCGCCTCTAGAAGCACGCTTCCAAAACTTAGATGCTCGGCTGCCGTAGGTCACCGGAGACCCTTGCCGATGGCCGACGTACCTGTAGTTGTTGCCGGTGTGCCACGCCGTCGTGCGTGGGCACGTCGGGGAGCCGCCCGTTGCGAAGACAACATTTTTCAGGGTGTTTTGGGCAAAGCTTGAGTCTAATGAAATCGTGATTCACTGTGTCGCTTGATTGTCTAATAGTGCGAGCCCTCTTTTGCAAAAGCGCGAGCGCGCGGGGCTCTCCCGCCTTGGGCCGTTGCTGGGCCAGCCGGCCGAGCATGACCACGCTCCCGTGGCTTCGTGGGTCGCTGGGTCGGATTAGTCGCCACCGGCCTTTTTCGTTTtcctaaagcattttctaatttagtttctaaagcaaacttgtaaattccATATAAATTTGTGTTGTTGACAAAAAatggtgaaactaattttgttaggttcctaaaattatgatctatctgctGGTATATCTTGTTCATATAGCTTCAtagtatttttaggagttatttaattaaattgagatgcttaatattgttaagatataaacttgtaggaattttgtaataaattggtgatagtgttggctctgagaATTTCAcaataaatttctaatattattaggtgcttactataatttttgtagctccataataattagtttggtaagatagctaatgagccatagtttgaatatatattaaatcaatgaaatgaAGTAAAGAAAACACCTTGGGGATTGTAGAACTAAAACACTTATCAGGAAATAACGCCTTATGCAACAATgtggatacgtagcctagtacgttagtcattagagctagctcgtagCTTGAGAGGCAtaatcgtattttaagagttgcggttaccgttgattaattgcgtctctgcgttgcatccacatatGTCATAATATGAAGAATGATGGATCGCAGAGATGATCGGAGTAGcgaaaaagatggtgccttgatgatcgtgtcaccatgatggaatgctaacttttggttatatcttacccaggcaagctccggtgcataacccctattattctgcactttagtTTATGCTTGCGCATTAAGTttaaaggagttgaatgaaatccacttatataaatatatccttatcctatgagtcttactagtatgacaggatcgtgtagattgctatgctacaggatttcggtagaagtcgagtgattacctgtcactcgcgagagataggaaaagatattattgttactattatcatCACATGGAATATGAATGGATAATAATTGGGGACTAGGCAGAACTATACTTTGAATTTGAAATTGGATTGTGTTGGGCAATCgagcgaggctctggttgcaCTCGTTCTgcttgtgtcgattgaggaccgtccgttgttgtggatggtagtcaggtcatagacttattatcctgagcacatacttatttataggagcgggaagacttgttactctcttgttatgggttccggctctttctgggccaacttttaggggtgggtatgaggtggaggtctaagcaccatactgagaccgggtctcaggtGTTGAgggattagagtctaagtttggatggggacctggatccCTTAACAGGAGTGGaacgggttggtcttgtttgtgtctGAGGTATAAGCGagacgtgtgtttcggggtacctagctgggatacattgattcgtgaatcaccgtttctgtgagacggtacgacttggctatggtctagcaccgtaataagaactgaaatatgaaagatggtaaaatggttctgattgcttaccacatgcttgaaagtagcataggtgcttacatagaatggttagttaatgaactaatgatgactgctaataaaattgaatataaggacgcacgtttagtaatgcttcctgcagatgcaataacccacaagccagatagccttgcatatccttggagtcttttgttTTCCTTCTGTCCGGTAAATCTTGCTGAATACAATCGAGTAATCAGGGTTTTatcccccctgttgcaggtgatctgAGGATAAATAgatctgactcttgtgtgtggaaacctcctggtgggctcagagatgattcttttcacgctacgaccgtagtgttatttataaccctcgttaaaagtttttagaagaaaaattTTATTATCTATCATTATATCTGGTTTATAAATGTTCACTATGTTAATGATTCATCATTAACCTTTATTTCCActataactctgatcatatgttgttctccGCTGCAAGATAAAAATGTGAATCTAAAATATATAAACTCTTTTACAAGTAAAACTATCTTAATTCCGCTATtacattcaacttgtttaagtactctattgttgtaataaagtgatgtaagaaatggttaagaatgttgtatgctttattctctcatttatgatcctgacagaagaatgtggattttcgagttctcccttcaggtgtgctcgacggaacatcACGATTTAATgcactctcttgagtacttagtatctaatgaaagacaagtacttTTGGAaggacattagattaggcggttctgccacaactatTCTCGTCGGTTTTCTTTGAACGGACAGGAATCCTTTTCTGACGATTTTGATAACTTCTGACGGTGCTCACAAGCCAACAGGAATAGTTGACGTCTATCCTGACGTTTTTTTTCCTCCCCGTCAGGATTGTACAAGGTTCCTGTCAGTTTTAATAAAATCATCAGGAATAATCCTTTCTTTGATAGTGACCCATATCTAAACGAGTATAAATTTATATCTCGTGTACTACCCGTTTGATCTACTGCTGTGATACACAAATTAAACTACTAGTCATGGtaaaaaaaaacaatgacagcTGCATAGTCGTAAGGAAACTAGTTCAGTCACAATTCACCTCGCGCTAGTGTGACGACAGACGAAATGGTATTTCCCCATGATTTTTCTCCCCTAACACTGATTTATTGGAATGACTTCATCTATATATGTCATTTTCCAGTCGTGATATGACCGGTATATATGTCGATTCCCATTTGTTCTTTTCCATCGTGTGAGCTATGACCGGTATAcactactagaaaacagacctttcatTCCGCCTTTATTTTTGTCTTTAGTTCTGGTATTTTTGTGTTCGGGACAAAAGGGACTATTAGTCCCGGTTGTATTCTCAAACAAGGATACAAAGTTCCTGCCCCAAGTGTGATGATAGCAGGCAACAATTAGTCTCGGTTATAGCCTagagtcgggactaaaggttatcctttagtcctggctggacCCTCCAACCaggaataaatctttactcccggcttgaggctccagccgggactaaaggatgactTTTAGTCCTggctctgggctataaccggAATAAAATCTTTCTTGATAAAATAATATAGTCGCGCTGGATAAAAAATAGGCTAGCCAGGCATTGAACCCACGACCTCATAGCCAAGGTCCAAACCACAACGCACTAGCTAGCCATCTGAACTAAATCACTTTCTCGACAAGAAAGCACCCAAACATTTAtttaataagagaaaagaccctttaattgattatattcttttgttaactatactttgaattttttggtccatgtgctttctagtgcctgattgatctcataatttttatcagggtttcaaatgcccagtgtgaagccaccaccaagttcgagatttttctgaattggtttggtaattttttcactttcattgaatttccacgcgacttcaccgattaattatacgttgaactgagtccacccccgaaaagatccgaaatggtgccaaactttgccaaatggtctcttgttccctaggagacaaatatttgtggaggttgatgcaaaattatattgttttgaatatgtaattcgccgtatttcgtctcacgcggcacaaagaaaaatgtaataataaaaataattataagaaaacctaagatcttgtgtggggccatattttgggtgtaaatgactgccaaaatttttttaagccatttcgacataggcggagtcgacgttcttcacagaggtatatagaaccttttgtcgaaccctatctatacacctaggttctctgggattctgaggtccatatgCTTTCTAGTGCTGGATTGGGctaaaactttttctcaagacttcaaatgccttatgTGTAGCCACCACCATGTTTGAGATTTTTCcgaggtggtttggtacttttttcattttaattgaattttcacgcgaATTCATCGATTAATTATACATTGAACTGGGTTTACCCCTAAATGATCtggaatagtgccaaactttgccgaatggtctattgtgccctaggagacaaatatttgtggaggttgatgcaaaattataatgttttcaatatgtaattcaccgtatttcgtctcacgcgacacaaagaaaaatgtaataataaaacaattatcagaaaaatctaagatcttgtgtggggccatattttgggtgtaaatgactgctAAAAtttttttaagccatttcgacataggcggagtcgacgtgcttcatagaggtatatagaacctttcgtcaaACCCTATCTATatacctaggttctctgggattctgagatCCATGTACTTTCTAGTGCTGGATTGGGCTAAAACCTTTTCTCAagacttcaaatgccttatgtgtagccaccaccaagtttgatatttttctgaggtggtttggtacttttttcactttaattgaattttcgcacgaattcaccgattaattatacattgAACTGGGTCCATCCCCTaaatgatccggaatggtgccaaactttgccaaatgatctattgtgccctaggagacaaatatttgtggaggttgatgcaaaattatattgttttcaatATGTAATTCACCATATTtcatctcacgcggcacaaagaaaaatgtaataataaaaataattatcagaaaaatctaagatcttgtgtggggccttaTTTTaggtgtaaatgactgccaaaaaaatttcaagccatttcgacataggcggagtcgacgtgcttcacagaggtatatagaatctttcgtcgaaccctatctatacactcAGGTTCTCTGGGACTCTGAAGTCCATTTGCTTTCCAGTGccagattggtctcaaactttttctcaagactacaaatgccctgtgtgtagccaccaccaagtttgagatttttctgaggtggtttggtacttttttaactttaattgaatttccgcccaAACTCATcgattaattatacaatgattaatgaagaacctaaatatttacgttacaattacgtgaaaactaattttctgttgaaaaccaataaatttaataatttcaattaaagtctatatttttgcattaacgaaaatagtgagtattagttgcattatgtccaacatttataataaaaaacacaatagtttaggtcacatattttttttgtgtgcagtaaatgaaaataaagtttattactttttctaaaaaattttatgcctagtattgaatttactgcacaaataataagacttaaacatttaaatacaaaacatatataaaataaactgatctgctTAAAAGTTGGCGGAAAATGAAAAtatagcccacctttagtcccggctcctgccaccagctgggactaaaggtgggctgcatttggcgacccgccaaaaaatcctttagtcccggctccttccaacagccgggactaaaggtcccccctttagtcctggctggtggcaggagccgggactaaaggtgctttagtctcaggcggtggatggagccgggactaaatgtccctctcctatatactgccgcctcccttctctcttcctcctcatcgatcGTCTTCGTCTTTAGTGCGTCCCTAGATCTCTGCCGCCGCCGATTCGCCTCCCCGGCCACCCCGACGCCGCCTTCTTCACCGGAGGGCACCCCGAGGCTCGCCCACCTCACCGAAGTAGCCCTGACGCCGCGCCCCTCACCAAGGAGCCcccggccacccccgacgccgcGCGCGTGCTACGTCGCCGCCGATTTCGCCTTcccggccacccccgacgccgccttcctcacAGGAGGGCACCCCGACGCCcgcccacctcgccggagtagccccaACGCCGCACCCCTCAAGGAGGAGCCCCTGGCTGCCCCCGACGTCGTGCGCGCGCCACGCCGCCATCGATTTCGCTTTCTCGAGCCACCCCGGCCCGACGCCGCAccttcttcctcaccggagggcatcccgacgcccacccacacatcgccggagtagccccgacgaCGCCGCGCCCGGCCAGGAGCCCCCGTGCCTCGATCCAGCGCCGCTGTCCACCACCACCCGTCGCCAACACTCCATTAATTCTAAACcgcaggtatatatatatattatatttattatatttattatatttatgaattatattgacgaactgtgtattaatgtatatatgtatgaaattatatatgtatgaaatgtgtatatatatatcaattaatgtatatatgtatgaaattaatgtgtgtgtgtatatatatatatcaattaatgtatacatgtataatttttccttaggaaaaaaaatcaattgtgttatattctgataccatgtggcctataccctaaaccctaaacaaccctaaaccaccctaaaccctaaaccaccctaaaccctaaaccctaaaccaccctaaaccctccccggccaccgacgctggccggccgccccgcgcaggcaccaccgccccaaatgtgtatgaaatgtctatgaaaccctaattgcataattattgttttataattgtttaggctctctatggTCGACCTGAGAGACGATGACCTGGAGgtggaaatgatggatattatcaacgccggcactgaacattgtgccgatgttgataatgaccagcaggaagacgacgggagtcaatacttgaatctcgatcatattgttgaggaagttgttcatgaagataattctggcgaggtatatatttctcaatatctagctctcatttatttattatgcatacatgtagcccactggatcgaccttcgttttatcatactttttgtgtttctatgcgtacatagctgtctggatcgacgacgacgatggggaacacaaagaatgttcgaggggccaaaaagctgttggaaggccgctacatcatctcagaattcaatgtggctacaggcgaaccactaggacCATATGCACAGAAATTCGTgtaccactgtgggtaccttgtaagggacaagctctcgatcaatgcccgtgaatggaaaaaaataacaatgctcctcatattagttatgtctctgataaggacaaggagctgatttggcaagatgttcttgcacatttcacgctccaaatatatgattatcatgaagacatcacccacgaaaggttgatggagcgagttaggcactggacaatgaagaagatggccacccaattccaatctTGGAAGAAGCAGCTGTACAAATCGTACGTCAAGAAGAATAAGACTCCAAATTGGAACGATAAGGGCCCAATCGCGAAGGCAAGGTCCTACTAGGAGgaatttgtacagtacaagacattagAAGAGGGTGCGGAACGggcgagaaggaaccaagagaattccagacaaaagcaataccaccataacatgggatcaggtggctacgcgacttccgttcccaagtggcaaaaaatggaagcagaccttattgCCAAGGGGGTCATACCTGAATCAGCACCGTGGCCTGAATGCACAAAGCGTTGGTTTTTAGGTCATGGGGGAGGATTGGACCCAGTCACCGGGAAGCTCgtccatggcacaaaactcgaaaaagcaacagaaaggttgattcaaattctaaaagctagagatagtggactattctagcccaacagagagaaagatgaactgacatattccatcgggactgctgagcattgtggacgaactagaggcaaagcgGCCGTTCCATGGGTGCAAGGTTTCCCTAAATGGATCGATtcgtacagaagccgccagagatggaaggatgaggaggcagagaggatccgcatcttgcagcaatatgttattgagtcacgggaagcggtgcttgaatcacaaaggcgagaaaaagaaatgcaagcgaaaatgcaagagaaagtcgcaaggcaagtgcaaatacaatTGAGTGCCCACGGGATTACAACAGCTtcgggaatcaacattagccccccCGATCAGTTaagaagcagttgtgcttctatggagctgcctgatgccataaaagatgcagagctgcgcttccccatggatgacgtcactgaaccttttacatcatgtgagctgcacattccaaaagataatggcacagtgaaggtggctattggtgttgtaaaccctatcgactgtaccaagacaccaagaatccatggggcagtagtatcagctggatatgctaccgtctcggtggataagctattgaaggttttagcgatgtgcctcttgacattcatggaggtgatggggagaagaccgtgggagaagcagagaagtcattcattgcatggcgcaagcgctacatcaatatTCCCTGGAAGCCATTGCCGCACAATAGGTACGGATGAAAGTgaacaaaacaattttttttattaattttatattgcctcttaaataacaattgactcattgtcttctgtacgcacacagcagggcctcctccaacctaagtccaatagtaCAACCACCAGACCAGCATAGTGCTCCGGGCGGCGGTTACGATGGGGTAGAAGACatggctgcatccccaccatctccaagacggtctccaccgccgccgccaccgcctccaaggtgttccccaacgccgcctcgaaggtctccaacgcctgttcccccacctcctcccatgaACCAGGGAAGACGGCTGCAAACAAATAAGCCATCTGCCCCGCTGACGAAGACGACCAAGAAGGCCCCCGTGAAACCAAGGCCAATTCCACAGAAATTGCCTGGTGAAATGAGTAAAGAGGAGTTAGATGATGCAGTTAAAAAACCGTCGAAGCATTCTTCTCAGGCAcagggaagaggaagcagcaggagcagaagcacttccacctacctccagctaaactaaggcggatggtggaagctgagcagaaaaagaggcggcaagctcgtaagccctcgtcgccatcagactttgaccgcactcttagcaagataatcaagaaagctgctaaagcagggaaaattgttgcacaactcggagaacaagaattgcaatcaatccctcctctagttattgctaatgaatatggttcaaacatagatatgctagatatgatggaaatacctgctgataaagaagtggatatgacgaaacttgctaacttttatgctatgagaggtatcgaccttggcgatttcctcttcgaaagtgcgccggtagcggatgaatggcagaaatatgagcatggcaggagtctatggaatcctaagaccatcaatgaactaggtacacaattgttcaagctaaacaccttatacctcgacgcgtgtcaccagaaagagttctatatttctgtcagaatcaaagacgaccattggttccgtgacgatgacgttatgtacattgagtttgctgaattaca
The sequence above is drawn from the Miscanthus floridulus cultivar M001 chromosome 15, ASM1932011v1, whole genome shotgun sequence genome and encodes:
- the LOC136507371 gene encoding predicted GPI-anchored protein 58, coding for MEPGLNVPLLYTAASLLSSSSSIVFVFSASLDLCRRRFASPATPTPPSSPEGTPRLAHLTEVALTPRPSPRSPRPPPTPRACYVAADFAFPATPDAAFLTGGHPDARPPRRSSPNAAPLKEEPLAAPDVVRAPRRHRFRFLEPPRPDAAPSSSPEGIPTPTHTSPE